The genomic interval ATATAACCCAGGGAGGTTAAGGTTAAGGTTAAGGTTAGTAGTAGTCAATCGAAGTTGCCATCCCGCAATCACATAGAGTGTGATACGACTTGTAACGGATAGAGACGAGgcgtgaggaagaagacgacgactgaTTCGCTAGACAGCGCGAGaagcggaagaggaggaggcgagagaGCACCAGCGATGGCGGCTCGGGtgcccggaggaggaggcgccgccgcggcggcggaggcggaggttgtCCCGACGTTCTCCTCCCTGGAGCCGGTCTACGGCGACGGCTCTCCGCTCGACGAGGCGCGCCTCCGCTTGGCCCGCCTCGCCGACAAGTTCCACGCCGTCTACGCCGCGCGCCCCGCGCTCTTCGCCCGCTCTCCGGGTAGGTTGATAGATGGATGGGTACCACTCTAGGTTTCGGTGGATGCGTTTGATTTGATCTGACAAGGATGGAttgcgtgtgcgtgtgtgtgtgcaggGCGGGTGAATCTGATAGGGGAGCACATCGACTACGAGGGGTACTCGGTGTTGCCCATGGCCATCCGGCAGGACATGATCGTCGCCATCAGGAGGGCAGAGGGGAAGGAGGTGCGCGTCGCCAATGTCGACGACAAGTACCCCATCTGTGTCTACCCGGCCGACCCCGACAAGGTTAATTTTGCCAGCATTCTACTCTGCTTTGCCCCTGTTCCTAGATTAATCCTGCTCAGTTTGAGTggattttgttaattttttgcTTTTTCGTTCGTTGGTTGCCCCTATTCCTAGATTGATCCTGCTCAGTTTGAGTggattttgttaattttttgcTTTTTCGTTCGTTGGTTGAGATTGATTGAAGAACGTAGGTCCTTATCAGTTATCGCGGGGAATGTTTTTAGTTGAGATTCtaaagagaaaaagggagagaGTTTTCTGTAGCGCATCGGATTCCATTTTTTTTCGGTGGAGGTAGAGACAATCTCCTTACTATTTTAGGATGGGTGGGTGGTTGCGTTATTACcccattaattaatttattatcatAACAAGAAGCCCGTGATACAGTTTCGTTGCCCTGCCCGTGAGCTTAATTTGTTGTCCCCGCGGGCTCGTGGCCCACAGAGATAATGGTGTGGAAGTCCATGCTTcccctttgttttgttttaggcTGGTGGCCTTCAAATGGATTGCAAACATTCCTTGTGGACTCCCATTCAGCCCTTCGATGGGGGCTTAATACTGCATTGCATCTAGCCTCATCTAgccttatcagccaaaatttgaatttttaatcttaaatttggagttgattttgaggttttttcattgaagtttatttttcagccttagcttttaaatcgctaagaacactaatataaaagttttatttataaattatttttcgttttcaAATATGccgaataagccaaacgatgggggcCATCATGTTGCAGTTGCAAATGGATTTTcatatactagtactattgCTTCATTCTTAATTCTATTTGACTTggaataatatgaaatggaaaaTGCTATCTCTGGCTTCGGAATTGTGCCGTGATCCGTCTGAAGTTGCTGTTTTTTCTTAGCTTCAGTTATTTGATTATTTCTTTGATATATTGATTTGGTTGttgataaatatttttcatgcagGAAATTGACATAAAAAACCACAAATGGGGCCACTATTTCATGTGTGGGTAAGTTAATTCTTATAATGTTGCATAAATAGCGAAATTTGTTCACTTTTTCATACACTTCATTGGccacaagaaaaagaaaacgaacaTATCCTGTCTGTTCAATTCTCTATCTGCAGATACAAAGGAGTTTATGAGTATTGTAGGTCAAAAGGGATAGATATGGGTGGACCTGTTGGCCTTGATGTAGTTGTTGATGGCACAGTTCCTACAGGtatatttttgatattttgttttgGGATTCTTTCACTTCCAAATAATAAGCATGTTAAGTTGACATGATTGCGTGTTGTTACTCTTATGTAGGATCTGGACTTTCAAGCTCAGCAGCATTTGTCTGTTCAGCAACAATTGCTATCATGGGAGTTCTTGAGAAAAATTTCCCAAAGGTATCCCTTGCTACGAATTGAACAACTCCCTTGCCATTATCTTCACATAGCTCCCTTATTGCCAGTACTGtccacaaaacaaaataatattaattgCCTAAACTGATAGTGAAGTAATTTTTTAATTCGTATGGGAGGCATGAAGCCTACCAAACTCCTCTGAAAAGGATTGCAAACAACTGAAACACTGTATAAGGGTGAGATGGATGGATAGAATGATGAATCTTGAGTTTTGCTGAAGTGATTTTATACCATAAAATTTGGGGAAAAAAGAACTGCTCTTTTGTACATAATGGGTATGTATTTGTTATAGAAAATGGTACACCAAGAACTTGAACAGTGCAAACTTGAGAGATAAAATTGATCCTGGTGGCTCTAAGTTTAAACTGGAGCCTGACATGTTCACCTCATAGTCTAAGTTCAAACTTCTGTAATTTCAGTTTCTTTTTTGCATTCATTATTCAGAAAAGttcaagagatttttttttttctaatttttccattCAAATCATGCAGAAAGAAGTTGCACAATTCACCTGTCAATCTGAGCGCCACATTGGAACACAATCTGGGGGCATGGATCAGGTAAATAGTTCATAGTTTTCTAACTGATTATGGTAATACTCAGTTCTTTTTGTACTTTAACTTATTATTATGCCACCTGTCATGTAAATCAAAGTACATCTGTCTAAAGGAAAATGTCATTTGTTGGGGTTAGCTTATGGACGAGATATTACTATGTTTGTAATATGGACATCCAAATATACTACTTCGTAAATTGTATCACTTATTGTTCATATAATCCTTTGACTATTTGTGTTCTTCTGAAACTTTTTGTTAATATAATCATGCTTACGTGCAAAAAACCATCGTGGTTCCAAGTATTGATTACAAAATCAACTCATGACAGGATGACCATCAATAAATTTTGCAgaactttttatatattattactGTGTGTACAAGCAATGCTATTTATATAATGAATAACATATTTTAGTTGGCCTTTTTATTTTGAACTACCCTGTTGTCTGTTAACATTTCATTATATTTTCCCAGGCTATATCTATCATGGCCAAACCTGGATTTGCTGAGTTGATAGATTTCAATCCAATCCATGCCACTGATGTGCAACTACCTCCAGGCGGTACATTTGTGATTGCCCATTGCCTGGCAGAGTCCAAGAAAGCAGAGACAGCTGCAACAAACTATAACAACCGTGTTGTTGAATGTCGCCTGGCTGCAGTAAGTGATTTATTTCGGACTGAACATGTTTAAACACTAGTTTCAGACATCTTTATTTTGCACATGTGTGACTTGGCAGCTGTAAATTGActttaattttgaattgaaatttTAAGAATATTCAAAGGTTCCCAGATTCCTTTCTGTTGTGCTGCTGCACAATGCAAGTGACCTTAACATGTTTATTCAGCTTCTAGggcaattttaaaattttactttGGAACTGGATTTGAGCTGGCTGCTATATCACCAACAAAGTAatgatatttctttttcatttgtTCATTTAATATTGCTGTTTTGCATTTTTGCAGATTGTTCTTGCCATCAAACTAGGGATGGAAACAAAAAAGGCTGTCTCCTCTGTTACCACCCTCTCTGATGTTGAGGGGTTATGTGTCTCTTTTGCTGGAAAAGATGGTTCTTCTGATCCTGGAGTTGCCGTGAAGGTACAAAATTTTATCAGGAACTTAGATTATCCTCTCATGAAGGATATACGTACGTTCCATCTATTTATTCGAGAAAAGAGATGATCGGTACAAGTTAGGCAAGTTATGTTTCATTATTTTGTACTCATATGGGACACTTGGTTACAATATGTTGTAATTAGCGTTTGggtgtatataattttttataaaagtaaTGCTGGAAAGTTCTTTTTGTTCTGTCTTATCATGTACTCATCTGATTGTGTTATTGTGTAATTTTGCAGAAACTATTACATGAAGAATCATATACAACAGAAGAAATAGAGAAAATTACAGGTCAAAGCCTGACATCTGTCTTCCAGAGCTCTCAaacttctttggatgttctAAGAGCAGCAAAGCATTTCAAGTTATTTCAGGTGATTTCCCTTTGATGCAGTCCTACTCAGTAGAACAACTCTTCTGTGGAAAATCtgttttttaaagatattttgTCATTCTATTATACATGTCTCTTTGTTTTTGCgtggtactttttttttgcattattTTTTGCTGAAGCTCGCTTTAGTTTTGTGTAACTCAGGAATATGTTTGACTGTGCCCTTTGATGATATGCCAATTGGTTATAAGTTTCTAATGTGTGTTTACTTTCAGCGTGCCTTTCATGTGTACTCGGAAGCAAGGCGGGTTTATGCCTTCAGAGATACTGTATTGTCAAAACTCAGGTACGTTCATTAATTTCAGTCACCATGCATATTCTGGttattttcttgtttgtttcttcCCAACTATTCTCTTACTACATTTATCCTCACAGCTGTCATGGACGATTAGCAGCCCGTATACGAacatttatttctaaattgagAGATCTAACTGTTACTATCTTTTTTCTGCAGTGCGGAAGATATGCTTCAAAAACTGGGCGATCTTATGAATGAAAGTCACTATAGCTGCAGTGTGTTATATGAATGCAGGTACCATTTTTAGTAGTGTACTTTAACTACGATGGGTATCGTTCCTGAGCAGACACATTGATACTTAAAACTCGTATTGACACTTTGGATGTCATGAAAAAAGTCCTctctttttcagaaaaaaagttATAGCATACTGACATATTCCATTGCCCAGCTGTCCCGAGTTGGAAGAGCTTGTAAAAGTATGTAGAGACAACGGAGCACTCGGAGCACGTCTTACTGGAGCAGGGTGGGGTGGCTGTGCAGTCGCTTTGGTTAAGGAAGGCATTGTCCCGCAGTTTATTCTCAATTTAAAGGTAAATTAAATCTGTAAGCTCTTGTCTTTATCCAATAAGCAACATATATGCATGATAATACATACATAATCCACGCAGACAACTATAGTCTACATATTTCAAGTGAAACAGCAGCACCCAACTCTGTTTATTGGAGGTGATCCTCACTGACAAGAGATACATTTTATTGCAGGAAACGTACTATAAATCAAGGATCGACCGGGGAGTGATCAACCAGAAGGATCTTGGGTTGTACGTGTTCGCGTCCAAGCCGTCGAGTGGAGCAGCCATATTCAAGCTGTAGGCCACCAATCCACCATTCTTTCGCCACCTGTAAATCGATTCAGACCAGAAGCGCCACGACGCAAGCACGCAGGTTCCTACATGACCTAAGTCCACCCACACGTCAATGTATCTTTATACAAGTACTTATTAGAAACAATAAATCATGTCTATTAATCTATTACTATGCCGGGACACATCCAATAGAGACTTCAAAACAATGATGCATCAGTGGTTAGTAGGGTGTCGATggaggttgttttttttttttttttttcttatacagTGATACGATGATACTTCTAGTACTTGCAGTGGACCTTTGGACTTTGGTCAAGTTATTCAGGTGTCATCTTCGTGTGTACTGTTGATTTTGCTGTGCCTAGAGACCGTCATGTTCTTCcaggcgtctcgtgcaccataaGGCTATGGTTATGTTTTAACTAACATCAGTTATGCCATTGCAGCGTGTTTGTTAGTACAGGCACTGTTCACCATCAGCAAACTAACTCTCCTGTTTAATTTGCATAAATGAAAGGAAACTAACTAACTGTAGTTTGACATTGATTTCCCATATGATCGCAAATTCGTTCGCCAgtcagatcttttttttttggtcgtcATTGTGGTTTTGCTGCTTGCAATGAATGCATCGGAAAAATTTTATCACAACTTGAGAAATGGATCGAGTCGAGATAATACATACATAATACAAAAACATTTCTCTTATTGCGTTCCTAATTTGCATTTACGCCTGCATGATTAAGGTTACGTGCTTATCCACGTGCAGACATGATCGACATGTTCACCGTGTGAGGATATAATTTCTCCCTAAAGATATCATGTTACTCCTTAGAGAATTGAGATCGGGTGCAGTTACACTCAGTTACACTTGTAATTATAAGATAAAACTGTACACAATTTTGGCCATCCATTTTTACGATCAACGGCTTAGATCGAGCGCTACAGTAGTAATAGCTACAGTGCTTCACGCTACAGTATTTTGCTACAGTACTATGCGCAGTACAACATGCAATCTGGACCATCTGATTTGCATCCAATGACATGCACTACCTACTTAAGTTACAGTACTATGAGCCTAATCGATAtcaatgccaaaaaaaaaaagaagaaaattgtGGCGAAGGGAAATATTGGATTGAGTTTTTTCTCTTTCGTGGGTGATGCTCGCCTTGACTGACTTTTTCTTTTAAGGGAAGGGGTGAGTTTTATTGATTATTTTTCTGACTGACTTTGTCATGTTTAAAATCCACGTTTAGTTAGGTCTCAATTCTGCTGCTCCGGTGTAATACAACTTCAATGTGTCCTGTAACAAGAAAAGTATGTGTGGCCTTCCTGTTGTCCTCTCTTTTCAGTTTCTGCCCTAGACAATagtataaatttatttgaaattaaTATCACGTTTTTTTCAGAGACTCTTGTGTAAGTACGTGTGCAAATTaaaatgtacttcctccgtttcaaaacggagggagtacattcaaTTAATTTGATATTCATTGGGGGAAAAGAAATCCTTACATTGGTGCATATGCAGCATTACCTGGACATCgatgaatttatttttcagttctCGCGACTAAAGCTTGACGAAAAATGATTGAAatttatttgagaaaaaaatggaaaatgcCATGTTAGAGACAAGTGAGTTGCAAAATATcatcaaatatgaaaataacatGTATAGGCCATAATCCATATGTTGGCACATGCGatgggttttttttaaaacactaGTTTTTCGGATGGTTATCAAAGGTGGCCCAATTTATTATCAGCTAAAAGCCTGTGACTTTCACTCGACGAAAAGGTGGCCTGACCTGCTACTGGAGACCAGAACAATATATTTAATTCAGACTAAATTATTTCTCTGTAGCTACTTAAACCTAGTGTTAGTTCGGTCGATGGAATTAATACCGCAAGTGCCAATCAGATCGGTTGGAACACCCAGTCCCTTGTGCCCATCCCATGCAGATCGAGGCAAATCACATTCATCTATCATATCATAAGCCGCCATCTCTAATTTTATCTATATACCTGAAAAATTAGCACCAGTGCGTATATAGGCCTTGTGTAGATCCCCTaacaaaattttacactatgtcacatcgaatgtttggatatatgcatGACGTATtaaaatatagacaaaaaataactaattacacagattgcgtgcaaattgcgagatgaatctttcaagcctaattgcgctatgattttgacaatgtggtgctacagtaaacatttgctaatgacgaattacttaggcttaataaatccgtTTCGCGGTTTATAGGTggattatgtaattttttttgttattagactaagtttaatactttaaatgtgtgccTGTAtagtatatccgatgtgacacgctaaaactttacgcCCCTAGATGTAAGCACATCCATACTCTCTTttgtcaaacttttgaaataaCAAAATCTCTCATATGCataatttaaaaaatggtaTGCTGTATCTGTCTCGAAAAATACTATTATCCTATTAGACTTTTCAAACATTTCTAATATGAAATTGATTACTGGGATTTTAAAGTGCGATCAAATCTTATCCTGGGCGTCAATGACCGGAGAtaacttttgaattttgattaagcCTGTTGATGACATTTTGTATGGCGCCTAgaacaacatgcatgcatgcagactGTTTTTGTGAATGGAAATTTGGAGGTACTGTAGCCTGCAAGCATGTTCAGCATTTGATATATATAACAGTGCGCAGGCTGCCCTCTGTTTTGGGGGAAACGGCAGgacatacaaaaaaaattaacccTCAGAATAAGATtcgatcaaaatttttaaattttgaccatCAGTAAATTTTCAAATGCTTAGCTTAAAAAAGGTATATGTGTATTTGCCTCAAAAGTACTATCATAATATTATAAACTTATTAgattttacaaatttatttaaatataaaattgattatcagaatttttaaaagtttaccCAATTTTATCTTAAGCATAAAATATTTATGGCGGGAACGACAAGCATGCATTCGGACTTGTTGAATTTTGTATGGCTAGATAGCATGCATATTGTGAATAATGGAAATTTGGAGCAACTGCAGGCCTCCATGCATATGATTAGCTAGCATTGATAATATTATAACAGTGTAAATGGCAAACATAAATCCTACCTAGCCAAATGTACATGTAGTTATCAATAGTACAGCTAGCAATGCAACTCTTTTgcacttcttttttattttgcaaatactacaATTAATTAAAGTGAGAGAAACGCGGCGGTGGGTGGGAGTAATCTGTGTGCATCTTCATCGTTAATCAGCTACGTACATCGCCAACATGATGCTGACTATATACAAAGACGTGCtgataataattaatatacAATACCCCACCAATGAGATATCATATCACTCTACCAGAAACCTCATGAGGTTTTGTGTTGCCAAAGTATATATACTCCAAATGTAAATTAGCGAAAGTCATGTCGTTGTAGGAACAGCTAATTAGGAGTAGTAATTATTGCAACAGTGAACCTTACTTTTTCAAGGAAAATTAACAGAGTGAAATTAAGCGCTGATATAATTAATTACAGCCCTGTACAAGTGGACACGTAGTACTCCGTACTAGATAGATAGACGCCTGCCACCAGCTTGGCAATTTAATCATGTATGCTCCAATTAATTAACCATCCTTCCGTGTTGATGGTTACCACGGTATTAATCACTTTAAAGCTGGAAATCGATCCCTGTAGCTAAGGCTCAACTAACTGTGTGCAGGGCAGGGGCTTTCCAACAAAATATGAGACATCAGCTAATAAACCAATATGTCATTTCAGACTTTGACATATATAGTGAAATTTCGATGTACTAACCTAGCTACTCATAAACAGGtctattaaaaatatctcaaaaataTTGGAAATATACAGTGTTGCGTTAGATCAGGATcctctaaaatatataatatcttATTGATGACTTAATTGTGCCTAACTTCCACCTAAGCTGCATATAGCTAGGAAAGGAACAACAAAGCTATTCGTCTAGATATAGGTAGTTTTCATCTTTACAATATATCCTATACTAATCGAGTCTCTTTCTCTCATACATCATTACGCCTTTCATGTAGGTGTAAACTTGCCTTCCATCTAGATGAAAACTTACCCGATAAAGAATTTTGGCGTCTAAGGCTATGTTTGAGAGAAAACAGAatgataaaattaaaaagatacgtaaaacgagctAAGCCATTAACAcatgactaattaagtattaattattttaaacttaaaaatagataatgtgaactttctaaagcaactttgtatagatttttttttaccaaaaacatATCGTTTAATAGTTCAGAAAGTGTGGGCGTGGAAAGCTAGGGACTTTCTAGCTCTATGTGTACGTCGATCTCTCGAACGCAACCTAAATATTGTTAGTTGGATGATTTGCAGACACTTGGCACTATTAACTTCTCTACCTTTTTACCTTGACATTAATGTATTTTAGGGCTCCTCGTTGACCTGATCGAAGGAATTTTAAAGTATTCTAAACCTTAGGAATTTTTACTCTATATGTTGTTTGGAGCAAAGGATGTGAGTATGTTATATAGCACGTGCATTGTTGGATTTAGAAAGGGTTCCATAGGAGAAAGAAGGTGATAGAGCCGACTGTATACATTGCAAAATTCTCCTTATTGAATTAGGCGTAGTGACAGGCACTAGTGGTAGCATCCGGTTTCAGTTAAGGAAAAGTATACTGAACCCGCATGTCAGATATCGTTGCGCTCACAAAGAAAGTAATCAATCTCTATTTCCCTTTTTTattcacgtgggtcccacccatGGTAGCTTGTAGTGTGATTCTATACGTGGTAGtacggtggtgtttgaatctcctaaagatgaagatgaagataaaaattaagtgtttcacgcaaaacgatatggtaataatatataattaattgagttttaattattataaatttgaaaaatagattaatatgatattttagagcaactttcatatataaagttttcgcacaaaacgcaccatttaacagtttgaaaagcgtgccacgagtatccaaaatttaatcctcCCCGTACAGAAGAAACCAATCTCTATATGAAATAGATTCATATAGTAATATAcattttattcttttcataaaTATATGATTGATTTGATAAAAACACAATGACCAAAAGCATGCCAATTGCAGAGATAGTTACTCTCACTGGTCTCCCTCTCCCCTGCGGTGCCCCTGCCCGGCCGTCTATATATAATGTTAGTACAGGTGCAACACTAGCTCCCAATACAACTAGCTAACTTAATTAGTTGTTAATTAGAGTTTGCCCATGCTGCTTTAATATTCGCGCTCGATCGAACGAGTTGTAGCAGCCATGTCGTGGAAGGCCTTCACCAAGTCCCTCCTCTTCCACTCCAACAAGATCGTCAGGCGGCTCAAATCCTTCGTCCTCCATGcgcatcctcctccgccgccgcacgtcgtcaggcggccgccgtcgtcggacgagctgccggcggcggcggacgtgaCGGTGTGCAAGGTGGAGGGCGGCCTGCTGATGTCGCCGTCGACCTTCCCGTACTTCATGCTCGTCGCGCTGGAGGCCGGGGGGCTCTtccgcggcctcctcctgctgctgctctaCCCCGTGCTGCTCCTGCTCGGCCATGACCGGGCCACCAAGCTCATGGTCATGGTCAGCTTCGCCGGCGTCAGGAAGGAGAAGGACGGGTCGCCGTCGTTCCGGGTGGGCAGGGCGGTGATGCCCAAGCTGTTCCTGGAGGACGTCAGCGCCGAGGTGTtcgatgcggcggcgcggcggcggcggcggctggtgtgCGTGAGCTCCATGCCGAGGGAGATGGTGGAGCCGTTCTTGAAGGAGtacctcgccgtcgacgccgtcgtggCGCCGGAGCTGAGGGCGTTCAGGGGGTATTACCTTGGCCTCGCGGAGTCCGACGGCGAGGTCATGCAGAGGCTGGACATGGAGGAGGTGATCGGGATgaaggagcgcggcggcgccggcgacggtgacggtgaTGGACAGGTCACCGTCGTCGGCATCGCCGGACTCGGGAACTCGTTCCATCAGCTCTTCCAAAACTATTGCAAGGTAGGAGTGGAGTAATTCACTCGGAAAACTCAAATAATCCTTAAAGGGGATATCACTTAAAAAGtcatcaaaatttttaaaagaatttagtAAGATAGGTCATTATATGATTTGCCACTTCActaacatgcaaattcaaattcaacttatataggtaaaaataaaaataataaatttaactaCGAAGTGAACACGtaattcacagtcaaatttgttatttttgttttatattatataagttaaattttaactcatataTTTacgaaaagatatatcatatagtGATCTATctaaaaagtatttttttaaaactatagGTACGCAAAACGAGTGATGTCCCTCGAGGGAAAAAAATCTACTTCCTAATTcactctacatgcatgcatgtgtcgtCACATGCAAACTACTTTACTCCACGTCAGCGTTATGCATGCATATCTCTTCGTAGCTACTACTCCGTATCTAGTGTTGATGATCAAAGCCGGAACTCCCTGACTTCACATTACAagtcttttgattttttttaaaaaaattcttttgatttaattaaatttatagaaaaaaaattagcaatttacaacactaaattattttcatataatttaacattgaatatattttgatatttattttatatttaaaatattattatattttttctataaatttagtaactttgactataaaaaaataaacgacttataatataaaacggagggagtagtagttagtGATATGATACAGagtttaatttgatttgcatgcctatatgcatatatatactcactttatttttttaatgcaatTGTAACGTTCACTTTaaacgtttaaccatttatcttatttaaaaaattacataattgtgcaagaatataatcatgtttaatgtatatttaataataaaataaataattgttatataattttgttaataagacgaacggttaaacgtaGGTCTAGAAGTTAATGGTATATCATATACTATTTATTAAGAAAAGAGTAACTGAAAGCTGtagataatatattttttcgtaTATTATACATTGGGTCTTGATCGATCTACATGTAGCTTTAAtagctcttctttttttctaattaattcATCCCTCATTAATTACGTGATAATAAGTTTCTGTTGTCGGCCGGACTGTACATAGCGAGTTATGGGTAAGGTATGAATGCCGGTTTTCATTGAAATCTCA from Oryza glaberrima chromosome 3, OglaRS2, whole genome shotgun sequence carries:
- the LOC127768454 gene encoding galactokinase, which codes for MAARVPGGGGAAAAAEAEVVPTFSSLEPVYGDGSPLDEARLRLARLADKFHAVYAARPALFARSPGRVNLIGEHIDYEGYSVLPMAIRQDMIVAIRRAEGKEVRVANVDDKYPICVYPADPDKEIDIKNHKWGHYFMCGYKGVYEYCRSKGIDMGGPVGLDVVVDGTVPTGSGLSSSAAFVCSATIAIMGVLEKNFPKKEVAQFTCQSERHIGTQSGGMDQAISIMAKPGFAELIDFNPIHATDVQLPPGGTFVIAHCLAESKKAETAATNYNNRVVECRLAAIVLAIKLGMETKKAVSSVTTLSDVEGLCVSFAGKDGSSDPGVAVKKLLHEESYTTEEIEKITGQSLTSVFQSSQTSLDVLRAAKHFKLFQRAFHVYSEARRVYAFRDTVLSKLSAEDMLQKLGDLMNESHYSCSVLYECSCPELEELVKVCRDNGALGARLTGAGWGGCAVALVKEGIVPQFILNLKETYYKSRIDRGVINQKDLGLYVFASKPSSGAAIFKL